A stretch of the Lactuca sativa cultivar Salinas chromosome 9, Lsat_Salinas_v11, whole genome shotgun sequence genome encodes the following:
- the LOC111908773 gene encoding ABC transporter B family member 11-like — MSSGGKGKEKDEPSNSTTTTDGADGDGDGLQPEQESRSNRKKEKETPNANSVPFYKLFAFADSTDYMLMIAGTIGAIGNGACMPLMTILFGDLIDSFGENQNNDDVVRVVSKVSLKFVYLAIGAGLAAFFQVSMWMVTGERQAARIRNLYLKTILRQDVSFFDKETNTGEVVGRMSGDTVLIQDAMGEKVGKFTQLLATFVGGFVIAFVKGWLLTLVMLTSIPPLVISGGMMSLLISKMASRGQTAYAKAANVVEQTIGSIRTVASFTGEKKAVADYNKSLVDAYKSGVNEGLAAGLGFGTMMLIVFCSYALAVWYGAKMILEKGYTGGDVVNVIFAVLTGSMSLGQASPCLSAFAAGRAAAYKMFETINRKPEIDAYDTKGKVLSDIRGDVELKDVYFSYPARPDEEIFSGFSLFIPSGTTAALVGESGSGKSTVISLIERFYDPKAGEVLIDDINLKQFQLKWIREKIGLVSQEPVLFASSIKDNIMYGKDGASMDEIRVAVELANAAKFIDKLPQGLDTMVGEHGTQLSGGQKQRIAIARAILKDPRILLLDEATSALDAESERVVQEALDRIMVNRTTIIVAHRLSTVRNADMIAVIHRGKMVEKGSHLELVKDPEGAYAQLIKLQEVSRDSRKQQLGSEDPPTPSSDNKRYLRSISRGSSSSIGNSSRHSISNSFGMPTQLAVAAESMDVEAASDEEKAAPKVPLRRLAYLNKPEIPVLIMGTIAAIVNGAVLPVFGILISSMIKTFYEPPHKMKKDARFWALMYVVLGVVSFLAYPGRSYFFSIAGSKLIRRIRSLCFEKVIRMEVGWFDKPENSSGAIGARLSADAASLRGLVGDALAQLVQDSSSAAAGLAIAFVACWQLALIMLALIPLIGLNGFVQVKFMKGFSADAKMMYEEASQVANDAVGSIRTVASFCAEEKVMQLYRNKCEGPKKAGIQQGLISGIGFGVSFFLLFCVYAASFYAGARLVEAGKTTFSDVFRVFFALTMAAIAVSQSSSFAPDTSKAKTSAVSVFAILDRKSEIDPSDESGTTLDNVKGEIELRHISFKYPTRPDVQIFRDLCLTIHSGKTVALVGESGSGKSTVISLLQRFYNPDSGSITLDGIEIQKFQLKWLRLQMGLVSQEPILFNDTIRSNIAYGKDGDATESEIIAASELANAHKFISSLHQGYDTVVGERGVQMSGGQKQRVAIARAIVKSPKILLLDEATSALDAESERVVQDALDRVMVNRTTVVVAHRLSTIKGADVIAVVKNGVIVEKGKHEKLINIKDGFYASLVALHMTAST, encoded by the exons ATGAGCTCCGGTGGTAAAGGAAAGGAAAAGGACGAGCCCTCtaactccaccaccaccaccgacggcgctgatggtgatggtgatggtttaCAACCTGAACAAGAATCCCGATCAAAcaggaaaaaagaaaaagagaccCCCAATGCCAATAGTGTCCCATTCTACAAGCTGTTTGCTTTTGCTGATTCCACTGATTACATGCTGATGATCGCTGGTACCATAGGCGCCATCGGTAATGGAGCTTGCATGCCCCTCATGACTATTCTTTTCGGCGACCTTATAGATTCTTTTGGTGAGAACCAGAATAACGACGATGTCGTCCGTGTTGTTTCCAAG GTATCGCTGAAATTTGTTTACCTGGCTATTGGGGCTGGTTTGGCAGCCTTCTTCC AGGTGTCAATGTGGATGGTAACGGGAGAAAGACAGGCTGCAAGAATAAGGAATCTGTATCTAAAAACCATATTGAGACAAGATGTGTCCTTCTTTGACAAGGAAACAAACACAGGGGAGGTTGTTGGCAGGATGTCTGGGGATACCGTCCTCATACAAGATGCCATGGGGGAAAAG GTTGGAAAATTCACTCAGCTACTGGCAACATTTGTGGGAGGTTTTGTGATAGCATTTGTGAAGGGATGGCTTCTTACGCTTGTCATGTTAACCTCGATTCCTCCATTGGTGATTTCTGGTGGAATGATGTCACTACTTATATCCAAGATGGCATCACGGGGACAAACCGCTTATGCTAAAGCAGCCAATGTAGTCGAACAGACAATCGGCTCAATCAGGacg gtTGCTTCGTTCACCGGGGAGAAAAAAGCTGTTGCGGATTACAATAAATCGCTTGTAGATGCTTACAAGTCTGGTGTGAATGAAGGCCTGGCTGCTGGGCTTGGTTTTGGAACGATGATGTTGATCGTGTTCTGTAGTTATGCCTTGGCTGTTTGGTATGGTGCAAAGATGATACTGGAAAAAGGCTACACCGGGGGGGATGTGGTCAACGTAATTTTTGCAGTGCTCACCGGATCCAT GTCTCTTGGTCAGGCGTCTCCCTGTTTGAGTGCATTTGCTGCTGGCCGAGCAGCAGCATACAAGATGTTTGAAACCATAAACAGAAAGCCTGAAATAGATGCATACGACACAAAAGGGAAAGTACTGAGTGATATCCGTGGTGATGTGGAGTTAAAGGATGTGTATTTTAGTTATCCTGCAAGACCAGATGAGGAAATATTTAGTGGCTTCTCTCTTTTCATCCCTAGTGGGACGACTGCAGCTTTGGTAGGAGAAAGTGGAAGTGGAAAGTCAACTGTGATCAGCCTGATTGAGAGATTTTATGATCCTAAAGCAGGGGAAGTTCTCATCGATGATATTAATCTCAAACAATTCCAGCTGAAATGGATAAGGGAGAAAATTGGTCTTGTTAGCCAAGAACCGGTCCTGTTTGCATCCAGCATCAAGGATAACATCATGTACGGGAAAGATGGTGCGTCTATGGATGAGATTAGAGTTGCGGTCGAGCTAGCAAATGCTGCTAAATTTATCGATAAACTACCTCAG GGCCTGGACACCATGGTTGGTGAGCATGGAACACAGCTTTCTGGTGGACAGAAGCAAAGAATTGCCATAGCCAGAGCAATTCTTAAAGATCCCAGAATCCTACTCCTTGATGAAGCAACAAGTGCACTGGATGCAGAATCTGAGAGAGTTGTGCAGGAGGCGTTGGACAGGATTATGGTGAATAGGACAACCATCATTGTAGCACATCGTCTAAGCACAGTAAGAAATGCCGACATGATTGCAGTCATTCATAGGGGAAAGATGGTTGAGAAAG GATCACATTTGGAGCTAGTCAAGGATCCTGAAGGAGCATACGCTCAACTTATAAAACTGCAAGAAGTTAGTAGGGACTCAAGAAAGCAGCAGCTGGGGTCAGAGGACCCCCCAACCCCAAGTAGTGATAATAAAAGGTACCTGCGGTCGATAAGCCGAGGATCATCATCTAGCATAGGAAACAGCAGCCGGCACTCGATTTCCAACTCTTTTGGCATGCCTACACAACTCGCTGTGGCTGCTGAATCCATGGATGTTGAAGCTGCTTCAGACGAAGAAAAGGCAGCACCCAAAGTGCCACTCCGACGACTTGCCTATCTCAACAAGCCAGAGATACCGGTACTCATAATGGGTACCATAGCTGCTATCGTCAATGGAGCAGTCCTCCCGGTTTTTGGCATTCTGATTTCCAGCATGATCAAGACATTCTATGAGCCCCCACATAAAATGAAAAAGGATGCTCGATTCTGGGCTCTAATGTATGTAGTCCTCGGGGTGGTATCTTTTTTAGCTTATCCTGGGAGATCATATTTTTTCTCTATTGCTGGTTCTAAGCTAATAAGAAGGATCAGATCTCTATGCTTTGAGAAGGTGATACGGATGGAAGTGGGTTGGTTTGATAAGCCAGAAAACTCCAGCGGGGCAATCGGTGCCAGGCTGTCGGCAGATGCAGCCAGCCTTCGTGGTTTGGTCGGCGATGCACTTGCTCAGCTTGTTCAGGATTCATCGTCTGCTGCTGCTGGTTTAGCCATTGCATTTGTAGCATGCTGGCAGTTGGCTCTCATCATGCTTGCTCTCATCCCTCTCATAGGACTCAATGGATTTGTTCAGGTGAAATTCATGAAAGGCTTCAGTGCGGATGCTAAGATGATGTATGAGGAAGCAAGCCAGGTGGCAAACGATGCGGTTGGGAGCATAAGGACGGTCGCGTCTTTTTGCGCAGAAGAGAAAGTAATGCAACTTTACAGAAATAAATGCGAGGGTCCCAAGAAAGCGGGGATACAGCAAGGTTTGATCAGCGGGATTGGGTTTGGAGTGTCATTTTTCTTGCTTTTCTGTGTGTATGCAGCAAGCTTTTATGCTGGGGCTCGGCTTGTTGAGGCTGGAAAGACCACCTTCTCAGATGTTTTCAGGGTATTCTTTGCTCTCACGATGGCAGCCATAGCAGTGTCCCAGTCAAGCTCATTTGCCCCAGATACAAGCAAAGCCAAGACTTCTGCTGTCTCTGTGTTTGCCATTCTAGACCGCAAGTCAGAGATAGACCCAAGTGATGAATCCGGAACGACATTGGATAATGTCAAGGGGGAAATCGAGCTTCGTCACATCAGCTTCAAGTATCCCACCAGACCTGATGTTCAGATATTCCGTGATCTATGCTTAACCATCCACAGTGGCAAG ACAGTGGCATTGGTTGGagagagtggaagtgggaaatcAACAGTGATCTCGCTGTTGCAAAGATTTTATAATCCAGACTCTGGCAGTATCACGCTGGATGGGATCGAGATACAAAAGTTTCAACTCAAGTGGCTGAGGCTGCAGATGGGTCTGGTGAGCCAAGAGCCAATCTTGTTCAATGACACCATCCGATCCAACATTGCTTATGGAAAAGATGGTGATGCCACAGAGTCTGAAATAATAGCTGCTTCCGAGTTGGCAAATGCCCACAAGTTCATCAGCAGCTTACACCAG ggctatgaCACGGTGGTAGGGGAAAGAGGGGTGCAGATGTCGGGTGGGCAGAAGCAGAGAGTGGCGATTGCAAGGGCTATTGTGAAAAGTCCAAAGATACTATTGTTGGATGAGGCTACAAGTGCACTGGATGCAGAGTCAGAAAGGGTGGTTCAAGATGCGTTGGACAGAGTGATGGTCAACAGGACCACAGTTGTGGTTGCTCATAGGTTGTCCACCATCAAGGGAGCTGATGTCATTGCGGTGGTCAAGAATGGAGTCATTGTTGAGAAAGGGAAGCATGAAAAACTAATTAATATCAAGGATGGATTCTATGCATCTTTAGTTGCTCTTCACATGACCGCTTCCacttaa
- the LOC111908772 gene encoding L-cysteine desulfhydrase, which yields MGEIRTHRDDPEENSNHIHLPKKPKLSSFITQSQIQQEFAHHQHGVARLNNGSFGSCPGSIIAAQKRWQLKFLQQPDDFFFNQLPTQILRSRTLIKDIINADDVSEVSIVDNATTAAAIVLQQVGWAFAEGRFHKGDAVVMLHCAFQAVKKSIEAYVTRAGGSVIVVHLPFPIKSNEEIISEFRKGLARGKANGRKVRLAIIDHITSMPSLIIPVRELVKICREEGVSQVFVDAAHAVGSVSVDVKDIGADFYVSNLHKWFFCPPSVALLYCRKSSLSSSELHHPVVSHEYGNGLAIESAWIGTRDYSSQLLVPEVIDFINRFEGGMDGIRDRNHEAVVEMAEMLAKAWGTSLGSPPEMCPSMAMVGLPSSLGVLSDGDASRLRNHLRDQFKVEVPIHYQPLKDTAAAEEVEGGSADFITGYARISHQVYNTIDDYLKFRDAINQLLHDSFNCKMLPYPS from the coding sequence ATGGGTGAAATTAGAACCCATAGAGACGACCCCGAAGAGAACAGCAACCATATCCATCTTCCGAAGAAACCTAAACTATCATCATTCATTACTCAATCCCAAATTCAACAAGAATTCGCCCATCACCAGCATGGCGTTGCCCGTCTAAACAACGGCAGCTTCGGCAGCTGCCCAGGTTCCATCATCGCAGCCCAGAAACGGTGGCAGCTCAAGTTTCTTCAACAACCCGACGATTTCTTCTTCAACCAACTACCTACCCAAATCCTCCGTTCCCGAACCCTAATCAAGGACATTATCAACGCCGATGACGTCTCTGAAGTATCAATCGTTGACAATGCCACCACCGCCGCAGCGATTGTTCTCCAGCAGGTTGGATGGGCATTCGCGGAAGGCCGTTTCCACAAAGGAGACGCTGTCGTCATGCTTCACTGTGCTTTCCAAGCCGTGAAGAAATCCATCGAGGCTTATGTGACCCGTGCAGGTGGCTCCGTTATCGTGGTACATCTTCCTTTCCCTATCAAGTCCAACGAAGAAATAATCTCCGAATTTAGAAAGGGTTTGGCAAGGGGCAAGGCCAACGGTAGGAAAGTTAGGTTAGCCATAATTGATCACATAACCTCCATGCCCTCTCTCATAATTCCAGTTCGTGAGTTGGTAAAGATTTGCAGGGAAGAAGGAGTGAGCCAGGTGTTTGTGGATGCTGCCCACGCGGTTGGTAGTGTCTCGGTTGATGTGAAGGATATAGGGGCTGATTTCTACGTCAGTAACTTACACAAGTGGTTTTTCTGCCCACCATCCGTGGCTCTTCTTTACTGCCGGAAATCTTCTTTATCCTCCTCGGAGCTGCACCACCCTGTGGTGTCGCATGAATATGGAAATGGACTCGCCATAGAGAGTGCCTGGATAGGTACACGGGATTACAGCTCTCAGCTGCTTGTCCCGGAGGTTATAGATTTCATCAACAGGTTTGAAGGGGGGATGGATGGAATTAGGGATAGGAATCATGAAGCTGTTGTTGAAATGGCAGAGATGCTGGCTAAGGCTTGGGGGACCAGCCTGGGGTCGCCTCCTGAAATGTGTCCTAGCATGGCCATGGTCGGCCTGCCTTCTTCATTGGGGGTTTTAAGCGATGGTGATGCTTCTAGGTTAAGAAATCATCTGAGAGACCAATTTAAGGTGGAAGTTCCTATACACTACCAGCCATTGAAAGACACAGCAGCAGCAGAGGAGGTCGAGGGTGGTAGTGCTGATTTTATCACCGGCTATGCTAGGATTTCTCATCAGGTTTACAACACCATTGATGACTATCTCAAATTCAGGGACGCTATCAACCAGCTTTTGCATGATAGTTTTAATTGCAAGATGCTTCCTTATCCTTCTTAG